The region GAGCTTTATCAAGCCCTGAGCGTTTTATGGCTAATTCACCAGCTTTTGTACCAAGGTCACTTGTTGTTTCGTTAGTTGCAATATGCCTTTGCTCGATACCTGTTCGCTTTACTATCCATTCGTCACTTGTTTCAACCATCTTCTCAAAGTCAAAATTTGTTAGAATTTTTTCTGGAATGTAAGAAGCGATAGAAATCAGTGAAGCTTTTGGCATGTTTTACCTTGCAAAGTGCGAAAGTTCTTCTTCGATAACTTTATTTATATTTGAATTAGCAAATTTTATTGCTTGAAAAATTGCATTCTTTATAGCTTTTGAATTGCTTTTGCCGTGACTTATGATAACACAACCATTTACACCAAGAAGCGGTGCACCGCCATATTCGTCATAGCTAACCTGTTTTTTTAGCGTTTTAAAAACTTTTCTCATGAGTACAGAGCCAGCTATAGCAAGAGGCGATTTTTTAATTTGCTTTTTGATGATTTTGCCTATTGCATCTGCAACGCCTTCGCTAGTTTTTAAAAGAATATTTCCCATAAAACCATCACAAACCATTACATCAATACTGCCATCAAAAATTTGATTACCTTCTGCATTACCAACAAAGCTATCAAGCCTAGAAACTAATTTAAATGCTTCTTTGCTAACTTCATTGCCTTTACTCTCTTCTTCACCATTTGATAAAAGACCAACTTTTGGCTCTTTTCTACCTAAAATTTCTTTTGCATAGGCTTCACCCATTATGGCAAATTGAAACAAATGTTCGCTTCTACAATCAACATTTGCACCAACATCTAAAACCAAAGTCGCAGATTCTTTTGAATTTGGCATAAGTGTTGCAATTGCTGGACGAGAGATATTTTTTAGCCTACCGATTCTTAGAGTAGCTAAACTCATAGTTGCACCACTATGACCAGCAGAAACTACAGCATCAACTTCCTTGTTTTTTAAAAGTTCAATCGCTTTGTAGATCGTACTATCTTTTCTTTTAAGCGCATCAGTTGCGCCATCTGCCATTGAGATAACTTCACTAGCTTCTAAAAATTCGATATTTTTTAAATAAGACTGTGGAATGAGTGGTTTGATGACATTGCTATCGCCGACTAATACAGCTTTAAATTCTGTCTCTTTTAGTGCATCAATAACACCAGATATTATAGGATCTGCACCAAAATCACCACCCATAGCATCGATAGCAATGCGAATCATATTTTAATATTCACCTGTAGTTTTGTTTATGCGGTGAGGCATTTTCCAAGAACCATCTTTGTCTTTTACAGGTACTGGAAGTGTAACTTTATAATGTGTTCTACGTTTTGCTGCACGAGAATGACTCACTCTTCGCTTTGGTACTGCCATTTTTACTCTCCTTTATAAATTTTTACATTTTTCACAATAGAAATAATCACTTTTAAAAGCTTCTAACTCGCTCTCAAAGACTTCTTTTAAATTAATATTGCCATCAAAAAATTCCATCGTATCGCTAAGCTCATTTTCGCTATCTTTATAAATACCGTCACTTAAATTTAGCTCTACATCTTGATCGATAGGTAGCATAAATACTTCACCGCATCGATCGCAAACATAATTTATATTCCCTTTTATTTTGCCTTGGCATTTTACCAAAAAAGGGTCTTTTCTTTTTAAAATTCCAATAAAAACTAAATTATCATTTCCTGCTAGCTCAAAGCTTATATCTTTGTTTGCTATTTTAGAAAAAGATATAATCAATTTTCTTGACCTAAAATTAGCAAATTTCTCTTGAAGCAAAGAAGAAATTTATTTCATTCACAGCATTTTCTAGACTATCACTTCCGTGAACCGCATTTGCATCAATGCTATCAGCAAAATCAGCTCTTATAGTGCCAGGAGCTGCTTCTTTTGGGTTAGTTGCACCCATTAGCTCGCGGTTTTTAGCAACTGCATTGTCGCCCTCTAAAACCATAACCACAACTGGCCCGCTTATCATAAATTCGACTAGATCGTTGAAGAAAGGTCTATCTTTATGAACTGCATAAAATGCTTTTGCATCGCATTTGCTAAGTTGGATTTTCTTTGCAGCTGCGATTCTTAAGCCGTTACTTTCAAATCTATCTATAATTTTTCCAACAACATTTTTCTTAACAGCATCAGGCTTAATAATAGAAAGTGTTCTTTGCATAAATTTTTCCTTAAATCTAGGTTATTTAAATTGAAGTTGGCAATTATATCAAATAAAGCTTAAAAATAAAATAGGCTCAATTTGAGCCTAAAAATTTATAAATATAAATTTATTGAATAACTGGAATAGAGCCATTGCGTGCATCAGCACCGATCTGATCGCGCGAAGGTTGTCCTGCTACAACAGCGTCCCATACGATACAACCATCAGTTGGACAGGCAGATGCACAGGCTGGCTCATCGTTGTAGCCTACGCACTCAACGCATTTGTTTGAATAAACATAGTATGTGTCTGCTCCAGTTGGGTTATCGCTGTCATCAACGATGGCTGAAACTGGGCATTCATCAATACATGAACCACAGCTTATACATATATCAGTTATTTTTACAGACATTTTTTCTCCTTAGGTTAAAATTTGGCGTAGAATATCAAAAAAAGCTGAAAATGATATAAATAAGCCCTTAAATTTAACTACGATCTTAAATTTTAGAAAAACTACTTTATAAATCTTTTATCACTTTTAGACTAAATTTACAGATTAAAAATTTTAAAAAGGTTGTATAAATTTAATGAACGATATTATTGAAATAACTGGTGCAAGAGAACATAACTTAAAAAATATTAATCTCAAAATTCCAAAAAATAAATTAGTAGTTTTTACTGGTCTTAGCGGAAGTGGCAAGAGCACGCTAGCCTTTGATACGCTTTATGCCGAGGGACAAAGAAGATATATGGAGAGCCTTAGCAGCTATGCTAGGCAGTTTTTAGACCGTGTGGGTAAGCCTGATGTTGATAAGATAGAGGGTTTAACGCCTGCTATTGCGATCGATCAAAAGACGACCTCTAAAAACCCTCGCTCAACGGTTGGCACGATCACTGAAATTTATGATTACCTAAGGCTTTTATATGCAAGAGTGGGCGTGCAGCACTGCCATAAATGCGGCAAACCTATCTCAAAAATGAGTGCGAGCAACATCATAAATGAAATTTCAAAGCTCCCACTTGGCGCAAAAGTGATCATCTATGCACCGCTAGTGCGTGAGAAAAAGGGCACATGGGCAGACTTGATCGAAAATTTACGCCAAAAAGGCTTTGTAAGAGCGCAGATAGATGGCGTGGTGGTGAGGCTTGACGAGGAGATCGAGCTTGCAAAAACGAAAAAACACACGATAAAGGTCATCGTTGATAGGATCGCTATCGATGAGCAAAATCACGAACGCCTTGCAAGCGACGTGGAAAAAGCGCTAAATGAGAGCTTTGGCGAGGTCGAGATAGAGATTGCAAATGCTGATGAACTAGGACTTAAAGAGAGTTTTATACATTACAGCGAGCACATGGCTTGTTTTGACTGTAAAATTTCATTTACGCCGCTTGAGCCACTTAGCTTTAGCTTCAACTCGCCAAAGGGCGCTTGCGAGCACTGCGACGGACTTGGCATAAGATATAGCCTAGATATGAGCAAGATCATCGACGAGGAAAAGTCGATAGAAAACGGCGCGATCAAGCTACTTTATGGCTATAACATGAGCTATTACTATAAATTTTTACTTGCTTTTTGCGAGCAAAATGGCATCGATATCAAAAAGCCCTATTACGAGCTTAGCGAAGATGAAAAGAGACTCGTTTTATATGGAAATGTCAAAGAAGTTGAGTTCTTTTGGAAGCGAAATAAACTGCTTAGAAAATTTGATGGCGTGGTTAAAATTTCACACGGGCTTTTGAAGGACTACAAAGACTTTGACGAATACATGAGTGAGAAAATTTGCGATGCTTGTAATGGCCACAGGCTAAAGCCCCAAAGCCTAGCAGTCAAGGTCGCTGGTCTTGGACTTGGTGAAATTTTAGATATGAGCATAGAAAACTGCACCGCATTTTTCTCAAACGAGAAAAATTTCGCCTATCTTAGCGACTATGATAAGGCGATCGCAAAGCCTATCTTAAAAGAGATCAACGAGAGGCTTTTCTTTTTGTATGACGTGGGACTTGGCTACTTGTCACTTGGACGTGATGCTAGGACGATCAGCGGTGGCGAGGCACAGCGCATCAGGATCGCCAGCCAGATAGGAAGTGGGCTAAGTGGCGTCATGTACGTGCTTGATGAGCCAAGTATCGGTCTGCACGAGCGCGATACGCTAAAGCTCATAAAAACACTTAGAAATTTGCAAGCCAAAGGCAACTCCGTAATCGTCGTTGAGCATGACAAAAAGACGATAGAGGAGGCTGATTTTATCGTAGATATCGGCCCTGGAGCTGGTAAATTTGGCGGTAATGTGGTCTTTGCTGGTAGCTCAAAAGAGCTTTTAAACTCAGACACTCAGACCGCCCTATATATAAATGGTAAGAAAAAGATCGACTATCAAAAAAATAGAAAAGCTGAGAAGTGGCTCGAAATTTCAAATGTAAATATCAATAATATCTCAAATTTAACCGCGAAATTTCCGCTTAGAAACCTTGTAGGTATCACTGGCGTTTCAGGATCTGGCAAGAGCTCGCTGGTACTTCAGACCTTGCTTCCAGAGGCACAGGAGCAGCTAAATAGAGCCAAAAAGGTGAAAAAAATAGCTGGGGTAAATTTGAGCGGACTTGAGAATTTAGACAAGGTGATCTACCTCGATCAAAGTCCGATAGGTCGTACTCCACGCTCAAATCCAGCGACATATACTGGTGTAATGGATGAGATAAGAAATTTATTTGCACAGACCAAAGAGGCCAAGCTTAGAGGCTATAAAATAGGGCGCTTTAGCTTTAATGTCAAAGGTGGGCGCTGCGAGAAGTGCCAAGGCGAAGGCGAGATCACGATCGAGATGCACTTTTTGCCTGATATAAACGTGGTTTGTGATGTTTGTAATGGCGCTAGATACAACGCCCAAACCTTGGAAATTTTATACAAAGGCAAAAACATCGCCGAAGTGCTAAATATGAGCATAGATGAGGCGGTTGAGTTCTTTAAAGCTGTGCCAAAGATCGCTTCAAAGCTCACCACGCTGCAAGACGTAGGGCTTGGCTACATCACGCTCGGACAAAATGCGGTAACACTTAGTGGCGGCGAGGCGCAGCGTGTAAAGCTAGCAAAAGAGCTTAGTAGAAGCGACACTGGAAATACGCTTTACATCCTTGATGAGCCAACGACAGGGCTTCATTTTGCCGATGTTGATAGGCTGGTAAAGGTGCTAAATCACTTAGTTGATCTTGGAAATTCAGTCTTTGTGATCGAACATAATATGGATGTTATCAAAAACTGCGACTATATCGTAGATATGGGACCAGAAGGCGGTGCAAAGGGCGGTAAAGTGATAGCGTGCGGCAACGTAAAAGAAGTAGCTAAAAACTATAAAAAAACTGGCAGCTACACTGGAGAATTTCTAGCACAAGAGCTTGAGGAAATGAAGAAAAAATAAAAAATTTGACTCAACCGTTTCTTTATAAAATTTAAAACGGTTGAGGTGTATCGGAGCGTTAGCTAATTTTTAAGGTCGATTTTTCATCTATCGCACTTAAAGCTAGAGCCCAAAATAGTAGCATTAAAAGTGCATTTTCATGGTGAAATGTTGTATTTGCGAGTGAAATTATATTATTAGCCATGAGCATTAAAAGTGCAAGAAAACTATGCTATTTTGTCTAAAATTTTTAATAAATTTTATAAAGAGTGATAGTTGAAATACCAAATATGCAAGCAAGGCAACGATGCCCTTTTCTGTTAAAAATGTTAAAAAGGTATTGTGTGCATGACTAACATGAACTTCAATATTGCCTGGAAAATATTTTGTTATATCAATGATCTTAAACTTACCAGAACCTATCCCAAATAAAGGGTGTTCTAACCACGTATAAAATGCGCTAGCAAAGATTGGATATCTAGTCTCTGATCCAGTGACCCCCTTTGTTAGTTGACTATACAATCTTTGATCTTGAGTGATATTCGTTAATATATATATAAGAAATAGCTATTATGCTAAACAAAATTATCAAGCCTAATAAAAATTTTATTTTTATCTGTTTATTTAAAATTTCAAAAAGCAAGTAAGTAAAAATAATGATTGGCAAAAGATACATTGCAGCTCTAGAGCCAGCTATCATTATACCAAGGACACAAATTCCGGCAACACTTATGCCTATGTACTTTTCAAAAATTTCTTTGCTATTTATCGAAACTAATGCTACACAAAAAACTAGCAGCATAAAAATAGCGCTATGATTTACGTGTCCTATTGATTTAAGCTCAAAAAGTGCTAAAGGATCATTTGAAGTGAATTTTTCTACACAAGCAGGGATAAATGCAGCAATCAAACCAGCAAATAAGGCAAAAAATAAAATTTTAAAATTTATTTTTTCTATGCCAACACTTCTGGCTACAAAGAAAAATAGCATACACCTTAGCGGATCAAGCGCTCTTGATACAGAAACTCCATTTATAAGGCAGCTTATAAAAGTAGCCAAAACAAAGATAAAAAGCGAGATATTTATGGGATCAAATTTAAATTGCCTTTTTTCTTTGACGCAAATATAAATTCCAATCAAGATAAAAAGTGTAAGTGAAATTTGCTTTAAGCCCTCAGTTACTGGCAGTGTAAATAAGACAATAACTAAAAAAATATTGTAGAGCTTAGACACGATGTCATTTTTCATGCAGATACTTTAAATTTTAAGTGGACATTTTATCATTGCTGAACTAAAAATAATATACAATTAAACAAAAATTAAAAGGAAGTATCGTGCCTGATGTGAAAATAAGCTTTGTAGTGCCTGTTTTTAACAAAAAAGAGCACATTGGGGATTGTTTAAATTCGCTTATATCTCAAGACATGGATGATATTGAGATTATAGTTATTAATGATGGAAGTACTGATAATACGCTAGAAATATTAGAAGAATATAAAGATAAAATAATATTAAAAACAAAGAGCAATGCTGGTGTTAGTGCTGCCAGAAAAGACAGTATATTGCTAGCTAGTGGCAAATATACTATCTGCGTAGATGCTGATGACTATGTGGAAAAAGATTATACTTCATGTGTTTATAATATCGCAGAAAAATTTGATGCCGACATGGTGATAACAGATGTATTTAAAATTTATGGTAATAAAAAAGTATACTTAAATGACTTCGAGATAAAAGATAGCCATATCATAGATAAAGATGAGTATTTAAAGAGATTACTTGCTTCAAGGCACAATAAAGTCTTGCATAATACATGGAATAAAGCTATTAAAACTGAAATTTTAAAAGAAAAATTATTTCCAGTTGGGATCACGCAGGCTGAAGATTTTCACACTGTAGTGAGAAATCTTATCGCTTCAAAAACTCTTGTAAAGCTAAATAAGGCTTTTTATTGCTATAAGATAGGAGACAACAACACTGCTGGTTTTGAAAAGCTAAAAGCTGTGATGGATCATAAATTTGTTTATGATGACATAATCTCAATTTTAAAAAACAAAAATTTAACTCTTGAAATGGTGCCTGATCTAGAATTTAGAAAGATAAAAAGCGTCTATATGCCAGCTATTTTGGCAAGACCAAATCTTAAAAATAGTAGCTATGTAAAGGCACTTGATCTTTTTTATGCAGATATTGATAGCATTATAAATTTAGCCGGTTTTTCAAAGCTTAGATTAAAACAAAGAATTTTGTTTAAAGTGCTAAAAAATGTAAAATCATACGAAAATGTATCAAAAATTTTAAAAATCTTTAATACAATAAATGGCGTTTTGTCAAATAAAAAAATGAAAGAATTTAAAGAGTAGAAAATGATAAATATACTTGAGCTTGAAAGCTCTCTTGGATTTGGTGGGCAAGAACACCGTACACAGCGTGTGATAAATGGACTTGATAGGAGTAAATTTAGGGTTTTTTATGGGCTAAATCCTGGCTCAAAAAGCTTTGAGAAACAGATCGAGTGCGAATTCGTTGAGTTTAATCTCAAAAAGTCTTTTAATATCTTTGAAATTTTAAAAATTTGTAAATTTTTAAAGCAAAATAATATAAAAATCATCTCAACTCACTCAGGTAAAGATGGCACCATTGGAGCGATTGTGGGCAAAATTTGTGGCGTTAGCGTGGTTCGTACTAGGCATTTACAGCTGCCTATAACATCGCCCTTACCTTACAACCTAAGCACAAAAGTGGTCGGCGTTTGTGACTCAGTTTGCGCTGATCTTATCAAAAGAGGCGTCAAAAAAGAGAAGGTGTTAAAAATCTACACTGGCATCGATACGCAAAAATATACACCAGAATTTAAGATAAATATGAAAAAAGAATTTGGCTTAAATGACGACGTAGTTGGAATTTGCATCGTTGCAGTGTTAAGAGCTGCTAAAAATCATAAGCTATTAATCGATGCATTTAGCGAGTTAAATTTAGAAAAATCAGCCCTTTTTATCGTAGGTGATGGCCCGCAAAATAAAAATTTACACGAATATATAAAAGATAAAAAAAATATCTTTATGCTTGGCAACAGAACCGATGTGAGCGATTTTTTGGGCTCACTTGATATCTGTGTGTTACCTTCAGGGATGGAGGCTATCGGTGGAGCACTGCTTGAGGCATCTTCGTGCAAGCTAGCTACTATTGGAAGCGATGTGGGCGGACTTGGCGAGGCGGTAAGTAATGGCAAAAGCGGATTTTTATTTGAAAATGGCAACAAAGAGGAGCTAAAGAAGGTGCTTGAAAGGCTCATTTTGGATGAAAATTTAAGAAAACAGATGGGTGAGTTTGGCAGAGAGTATGTCAAAGAGACATTTAGCATCGAAAAAATGATAGAAAACACACAAAATTTATATATGGAGCTTGTAAAATGAGCGTACCAGTTTTGATGTATCACCACGTGCTTGAAAAGAGTGGATTTATCGCTAGTAGCGTGGATGAGTTTAGATCGCATATGAAATTTCTAGCCGAAAGTGGCTATAAAACTTTAAGTATAAATGAGTTTATCGCTTATAAAAAAGGCGAGCTCGAGGTGCCAAAAAAGAGCGTTTGCATAACATTTGATGATGGCTGGATGGATAACTACATTTATGCCTATCCTATCGTGAAGGAATTTGGGCTAAAGGCAAATATTTTTATAATTACTGGCTGGATAGAAGCGGCGCAAAAGGCCCATGAGATGAGGCCTGCTAGCTTTTTAAACGTCGATCACAACGAGTGCAAGAGGCTTGCTCCAAGTAGGCCGCAAGATGTGATCTTAAATTTAGAGCAGATCGAGAAAATGAGTGATTGTTTTTACTTTCACTCACATACACATGGTCATTTTGATGGATATTTTGGGCAGCTTGGTTTGGACGAGGAATTTAGCCTTTGCCGTGAATTTATGAAGAAAAATTTTGGCTTTGATGACGACGCACTTTGCTGGCCGCGTGGCAAATATAACGAAGAGTATCTAAGCACTGCTAAAAAGCACGGTTACAACGCATTTTTCACTACAAAACGTGGCATTAATAAAGCTGATGGTAATCTTGAAGAGATAAAACGGATAGTGACAAAACGTGATGAAAAATGGCTAAAAAAGACCATGTTTATATATCAAAATGATATTTTAGGTTCGATCTACGCGGCGATAAGGTCTTAATGAACTAAATTAATTTATAAAAATTTTCTCATTTTTGGCTATATGTTTTTGTAAGATTTTGCTTTATTGGTGATTTGAACTCTAATTTAAATTTATACTCAAGGCCCGCTAGATCAAGTTCTTTTTTATCTATTTGTTTTTGTGTATTGCTTGAATACTTGCTCAAGTTTTTCTTATAAATTCCGGCTATTCGAGCAGCTTCTTCATCAGCGTTTAAAACACAAAGTATATCACATTTACTTATACGTAAAAGCGGATTTGTGCTTACGTATATTACGACTTTTACAAACGGCATGATAAATTTAAAAAATGGCTTTAACTCATCTTGATGATCGCTTTTGATTTTTATCTTTGGACGAGCTATAAATTTAGGCTCATTACATCATCATCGATTACAGCGATTTGGTAAGGTTTAAAGTTTTTAAATCCACTTTTTCTAATTTGTTTTGCAAGTGTGCTTTTGCCACTACCGTGAAGCCCAGTAAGAGCGATTAAGGCTCGTTTTTTATCTTTTAAAATTTCTTTACAAGTCTCATTTAATGCTTCAAGCATTATTTATAGCCTCTATTTCTAAAATTTGAATATAAATTTCCTAGCACCGGTGTAGAATAGATAAAAAGCTTCTTTTTAACCCTAAAAATGTAGTCACTCTCGCTCTTTGCATTGTTTGATATATCGATACGTCTTATCTTAAATTTATCATCTCCTGCGCAAAATCCACCATCTATCACACTAAAGGCAAAGTCATAATACTCTCTTACAACTTTTAGTGAAAGCTCGTTAAAGTGCCCTTTTGGAAAGCAAAAGCCAAATTCTTTTTTTTCAGGAAATAGCTCTTTTATCTTAGCAAGTGAGCTAGAAAATTCCTCTCTTAACTTTGTTTCGTCGTTACTTTTGCAAGAAAAGTGACTCGCTGTATGGCTATCAAACTCAAAAAGCCCGCTCTCTTGCATCTGCCTGATCTCGTCTAAATTTAAAAAATACTCCGCGTCTTTATCATAATCGATCTCTTTATGTTTTTTAAATGCAAAGTCGTAGTCTTGCCTTTTAAAATCTTTGATCTTATCTGTTATCAAAAAGCATACAGCTGGAATTTTTAACTCTTTTAGGATAGGAAATGCAAATTTATAATTATCAAAATACCCGTCATCAAAAGTTAGTAAAATGTTCTTTTTAGAGGCTTTTGCTCGGCCACTAGCTATATCTTTAAACTGAGCATAGTTTATAAATTTATAGCCCTCATCTAACGCCATCAAAAGCGCCTTTTTAAATAGCTCTGGCTTAATGGCAAAGTCGTTTTTATTGTTATTACAGTGATGCATCGTTAGCACGCAAACTGGGTAGTTCATTTTTGCTCCAGTAAATTTTTAATAGCCTCTTTTAGTGCCTTGTGGCTAAAGTTTTCATCCACAAATTTAAAGGCGTTTTGTGAGTAAATTTTGGCTTTTTCAGGCTCATTTATCAGCTCCAAAATGCACTCTTTTAGCGAAATTTCATCTAAATTTTTAGCACAAAGTCCACGCTCTTTATCTTTAACTAGCACGTTCATCGGCGCGTTATTGTAGACCACGATAGGTACTTTTGAGCTCATCGCCTCAAGCAAGACCGTACCAAGCCCCTCAGAGTGCGATGCAAAGACGTAGATATCAAAGCCTTTTATGATATTTGCCGCGTCTTTTCTAAAACCAGTAAATATAATCTTATCTTTTTTACTAAAAATCGAGGTAATCTCATTTTTTGTGCTTTCGCTGATATTTCCTGCAAAAACTATTGTGGCGTCCTTCTCTTTTAAAATTTCTTTTGCTGCACTTGCAAAGTCAAAGACTCCTTTTTTGCGGTAAAGAGAAGTAAATGTACCGATTACTAGCTCATCTTTTGCGATCTTAAACTCATCTCTAAAAGTGCTTTTTATACCATCAATCTTTTCAACATCAACCGTGCTTGGCATAAAAAAGAGCCTATCTTCGCTAACGCCGATGCTTAGCAGATACTCTTTGACACTATCTGAGATGTATAAAATTTTATCAAATAGTCTTTTGTGCATGAGTTTTGAAAGAAAGCCTTTTATAGGAAAAAGATTATGCCTTTCCTTGTAAAATTTAACGCCTTTCCTTCTGTAAAATAGCCCAGCAATTGCTCCAACCCAGCTATCAGTCGAGCCATGTGTGATCAAGGCATCTATCTTGTTTGAGCTTATCGCTTTGCAAAGTGCTGGCACGCTTTTATGAAAATTTTTCTTATTCATCTCTTGTGCTACAACACTAAAGCCTTCTTCTTTTGCAATGCTTTCTATCTGAGAATTTGGGTTGCAAAAAAGTATGACATTGTGACCCATCTCGCGCATAAAACGCATCTCATTTAGCGTCTTATTTTGCTCGCCACCCCAGTTAAAAAGTGTCTGAGTGTGAAGAATATTCATCTGCCTATCCTAAAATTTCTTTTATTTTGGCTTTTATTTTTGGCATTTCGTCGCTAAAATCCATCAATGTCTTTTCTACGCCATGCTTTGCTATGCCTTCTTTGTCGCAAGGCACAAAGTCCCAGTCTTTTTGATAGACGATGTGTTTGCCCATATTTTGGATACCATTTTGCGCTGCGTAGCCATTTTCCATGAGTGAGTTGTCCCAAGGCCCCCACTCAAAAGCATTGCTTGGACCAAAAAAAGCGATCACTGGCACGTTATTTGCCGCAGCGATGTGCATGATAGCTGTATCAACACCGATAAAAAGGCTTGAGTGCTTTGATAGGGTGATCGTTTGTTTCAAATTTAGCTTGCCACCTAAATTTATGGGCTCACTCTTGCAAATTTTTAGTACGCTTGCTAGCTTTTCAAGTTCATTTTCTTTATTATCACTTGTTAGCACGACCTTTACACCAAGCTCATTTTCGCAGTAGTCTATGAGCTCTGCCATGCTATCATCGTTTGCACATTTAAACATCCAGCGGCTTGTTAGATGCATATGCACAAAGCGTTTTGGTAAATTTAGATGCTCCACGCTCTCGTCCGAAAATACACTCACCTTTTTACTCACTGACTCAAAGCCCAAAGCTCTTAGCGCATTTAAATTTAGATCAACCGTGTGGGAGAAATTTTCATAGTATTTTGCCTTTACGCTCAAAAGCTTGTTTATCGCCTTGTGCTTGCCTAAAAAGCCGACTATCTTTTTGATCTTGGCATACTTTGAGATTATGACGCCGCGGTCTCCAGTGGTCGTTTGCACAGCCATATCGTATTTTTCTTTTTTGATGGCTTTTATAAATTTTATTTCAGTAATTAGCTTTTTAAAAAAGCCAGAATTTGCACTTTGCCTATCGTAAATGTGAATTTTATTTATGTAAGGATTTCCCTCGATCATCGCTTCTGTGCCTTTGTTTAAGGCAAAGTCGATGGTCGCGTCTGGGTAGTAGTGGTGCAAATTTTCAATAAGAGGCGTAGTCAAAAGCACGTCGCCGATGTTCCTAAATTTAATTATAAGTATTTTCATTTTATATATTTCCAAAATGTGTACTGAGCGTAAAGTCTAGCTATGATGTAGCCGGCAAAGCCCTCTTTAAAGCCACCTTTTAGCACATAAAGCTTAAAAAATGTCCACGCTGGGCTTGTAAGCGCCTTTAGTAAATTTCTTTTTGCGCCCATGCTT is a window of Campylobacter concisus DNA encoding:
- a CDS encoding polysaccharide deacetylase family protein; the protein is MSVPVLMYHHVLEKSGFIASSVDEFRSHMKFLAESGYKTLSINEFIAYKKGELEVPKKSVCITFDDGWMDNYIYAYPIVKEFGLKANIFIITGWIEAAQKAHEMRPASFLNVDHNECKRLAPSRPQDVILNLEQIEKMSDCFYFHSHTHGHFDGYFGQLGLDEEFSLCREFMKKNFGFDDDALCWPRGKYNEEYLSTAKKHGYNAFFTTKRGINKADGNLEEIKRIVTKRDEKWLKKTMFIYQNDILGSIYAAIRS
- the rfaQ gene encoding putative lipopolysaccharide heptosyltransferase III, which translates into the protein MKILIIKFRNIGDVLLTTPLIENLHHYYPDATIDFALNKGTEAMIEGNPYINKIHIYDRQSANSGFFKKLITEIKFIKAIKKEKYDMAVQTTTGDRGVIISKYAKIKKIVGFLGKHKAINKLLSVKAKYYENFSHTVDLNLNALRALGFESVSKKVSVFSDESVEHLNLPKRFVHMHLTSRWMFKCANDDSMAELIDYCENELGVKVVLTSDNKENELEKLASVLKICKSEPINLGGKLNLKQTITLSKHSSLFIGVDTAIMHIAAANNVPVIAFFGPSNAFEWGPWDNSLMENGYAAQNGIQNMGKHIVYQKDWDFVPCDKEGIAKHGVEKTLMDFSDEMPKIKAKIKEILG
- a CDS encoding glycosyltransferase, which encodes MINILELESSLGFGGQEHRTQRVINGLDRSKFRVFYGLNPGSKSFEKQIECEFVEFNLKKSFNIFEILKICKFLKQNNIKIISTHSGKDGTIGAIVGKICGVSVVRTRHLQLPITSPLPYNLSTKVVGVCDSVCADLIKRGVKKEKVLKIYTGIDTQKYTPEFKINMKKEFGLNDDVVGICIVAVLRAAKNHKLLIDAFSELNLEKSALFIVGDGPQNKNLHEYIKDKKNIFMLGNRTDVSDFLGSLDICVLPSGMEAIGGALLEASSCKLATIGSDVGGLGEAVSNGKSGFLFENGNKEELKKVLERLILDENLRKQMGEFGREYVKETFSIEKMIENTQNLYMELVK
- a CDS encoding polysaccharide deacetylase family protein, coding for MNYPVCVLTMHHCNNNKNDFAIKPELFKKALLMALDEGYKFINYAQFKDIASGRAKASKKNILLTFDDGYFDNYKFAFPILKELKIPAVCFLITDKIKDFKRQDYDFAFKKHKEIDYDKDAEYFLNLDEIRQMQESGLFEFDSHTASHFSCKSNDETKLREEFSSSLAKIKELFPEKKEFGFCFPKGHFNELSLKVVREYYDFAFSVIDGGFCAGDDKFKIRRIDISNNAKSESDYIFRVKKKLFIYSTPVLGNLYSNFRNRGYK
- a CDS encoding glycosyltransferase family 4 protein; translation: MNILHTQTLFNWGGEQNKTLNEMRFMREMGHNVILFCNPNSQIESIAKEEGFSVVAQEMNKKNFHKSVPALCKAISSNKIDALITHGSTDSWVGAIAGLFYRRKGVKFYKERHNLFPIKGFLSKLMHKRLFDKILYISDSVKEYLLSIGVSEDRLFFMPSTVDVEKIDGIKSTFRDEFKIAKDELVIGTFTSLYRKKGVFDFASAAKEILKEKDATIVFAGNISESTKNEITSIFSKKDKIIFTGFRKDAANIIKGFDIYVFASHSEGLGTVLLEAMSSKVPIVVYNNAPMNVLVKDKERGLCAKNLDEISLKECILELINEPEKAKIYSQNAFKFVDENFSHKALKEAIKNLLEQK